A genomic segment from Corylus avellana chromosome ca5, CavTom2PMs-1.0 encodes:
- the LOC132181924 gene encoding UPF0481 protein At3g47200-like, producing the protein LRELDSVIMDIDRLVSSIEDMMPHELLMSSKRCIFKTPVILFRHNKKAYIPDAFSIGPLHHGSPNLKATEKIKAKYLQGLISRSPFPDTLMLRTLIRSIMEVEKEARECYAEAVNYNPEELVKILVIDGCFIIELFRKKTCQELIEEDDPIFTESCMLQFLWHDFILLENQVPWMVIEILFNLTKFSNCDKPLILLAANFLESFLFQRLTYSRVGIWMTTTLPSMNIKGIKHFLDLVRKLSTSFIEEKRESIVQWELLPSATRLVEAGIKFKRGAYGSRLEVKFIDGVLEIPPFQIDDVTETVFRNLISYEQCHPKCEARITSYAILLDNLINTAKDIDILCKNQIIHNWLNPEDAAQLFNKLYRDTYLEHFYYTNLCKQVNSFCKRRWPRWRAVFVRNYFNTPWAFLSTLAAVCLLVMTLLQTLYTIGGRDGSKNLY; encoded by the coding sequence CTGAGGGAGCTAGATAGTGTTATAATGGATATCGACCGATTGGTGTCTTCAATAGAAGATATGATGCCCCATGAATTGCTCATGTCGTCTAAGCGTTGCATCTTCAAAACCCCTGTCATTCTCTTCAGGCACAATAAGAAAGCTTATATTCCAGATGCATTTTCTATTGGGCCTCTCCATCATGGCAGTCCAAACTTGAAAGCCacagaaaaaattaaagccaAGTATTTGCAAGGCCTTATCTCTCGATCACCTTTTCCAGATACATTAATGCTAAGAACTCTCATCCGTTCCATCATGGAGGTGGAGAAAGAGGCTCGTGAGTGTTATGCTGAAGCAGTCAATTACAACCCAGAAGAACTAGTGAAAATTTTGGTAATTGATGGTTGCTTTATAATTGAGTTGTTCCGCAAGAAAACTTGTCAGGAGCTTATAGAAGAAGATGACCCTATTTTCACCGAGTCCTGTATGTTACAATTTCTATGGCATGACTTTATATTGCTAGAAAACCAAGTCCCTTGGATGGTAATTGAGATTTTGTTCAACTTGACAAAGTTTTCAAACTGCGACAAGCCCCTAATTCTACTTGCCGCGAATTTCTTGGAAAGCTTCCTTTTTCAGCGGTTAACATATTCGAGAGTTGGCATTTGGATGACTACCACTCTTCCGTCCATGAATATAAAAGGCATCAAGCATTTTCTTGACCTGGTCAGGAAATTGTCTACTTCAtttattgaagaaaagagagaaagcaTAGTGCAATGGGAACTCCTGCCTTCTGCTACGAGGCTCGTGGAGGCCggaatcaaattcaaaaggggTGCGTATGGAAGCCGATTGGAGGTAAAATTTATTGATGGTGTTCTAGAAATTCCTCCATTTCAAATTGACGACGTAACAGAAACAGTGTTTCGAAATCTTATCAGCTATGAACAATGTCACCCCAAATGTGAAGCTAGGATCACTTCCTATGCCATACTCCTAGACAACCTCATAAATACTGCCAAGGACATAGATATTCTATGCAAGAATCAGATAATTCATAACTGGTTGAATCCTGAGGATGCGGCCCAGCTCTTCAACAAGCTTTACCGAGATACTTACTTGGAACACTTCTACTACACAAACCTTTGCAAGCAAGTGAATAGTTTTTGCAAGCGTAGGTGGCCTAGATGGCGTGCAGTGTTTGTGCGCAATTATTTCAACACACCATGGGCTTTCCTTTCGACATTAGCTGCAGTTTGCCTATTGGTCATGACCTTGTTACAAACTTTGTACACCATTGGTGGCCGCGACGGATCTAAAAATTTGTATTAG